The proteins below are encoded in one region of Silene latifolia isolate original U9 population chromosome 2, ASM4854445v1, whole genome shotgun sequence:
- the LOC141637875 gene encoding uncharacterized protein LOC141637875: MTTELFDLHYHPKVRELLDSMQAGTLDPEVSFLNASLVSNVFPILTAAHKALQSKGRDSITTRTVHSELVYNYSGSKHITESLKRCGISENSTYILAARFNASSDECLILSLFQSIGFNRKFFASLELVKRDSGGGWRQLRRRELAFVDLCLGEALGSEKSRQIAS; the protein is encoded by the exons ATGACCACTGAGCTTTTCGATCTCCATTATCATCCGAAAGTTAG GGAGCTGCTGGATTCTATGCAAGCCGGAACCCTAGACCCAGAAGTTTCGTTTCTTAATGCATCTCTG GTTTCGAATGTTTTTCCCATTCTTACAGCCGCCCACAAGGCACTTCAGTCCAAGGGACGGGATTCAATAACTACACGGACTGTTCATTCTGAACTAGTGTACAACTACTCGGGATCTAAGCAT ATTACAGAATCTTTAAAAAGGTGTGGCATCTCTGAGAACTCGACCTATATCCTAGCTGCTCGTTTTAACGCTTCATCAGATGAG TGCTTGATCCTGTCTCTATTTCAAAGCATCGGGTTTAACCGTAAATTCTTTGCTTCTCTCGAACTCGTAAAACGCGATTCTGGTGGTGGATGGAGACAACTTCG CAGAAGGGAACTCGCATTTGTTGATCTCTGTCTTGGTGAAGCACTTGGGTCAGAGAAATCTCGTCAAATAGCCTCTTAA